One Phyllopteryx taeniolatus isolate TA_2022b chromosome 12, UOR_Ptae_1.2, whole genome shotgun sequence genomic window, GACAAAATACAGCACAGAGACAAGAAATGGCTACAAACTCGCACTCCTCCGGACCTTCCATTCCTTGCCGAGAACCAAGACGCATGCCGTGTCATCTAGAATTATTTGGCCTACATGTCCAACAGCCGAGGGCAACTGACAGACATGGCAAAGCCTGTTTGCAAGGCTACTCAGGCTAtagtaaaatgttattttcaaattaaaataaaaaacaaaaacaaacattaaatgttcaatggtgtgaatgtgagtgcgaatggttgtttgtttatatgtgacctgcgattggcttgcgaccagttcagagagtaccccgtctctcgcccgaagatagctgggataggctccgcgaccctagtgaggagaagcggtacagaaaatggatggataaatgttcaatagtgtttaaaaatgttcaaaatgtaaacGTTTTAGTATATCGTGTCTCCTAATTAGTatcctattattatttttgaattaaTACAAATGTATAGAATTGAAGTTGTTTTGTAACTATTATTACACTCCTTTTACTGACTTTGACGGTAAATGTAGCGACATTTCCAACCCTTCTAATAGCTATTACTCAAAAAACTTGACTAGCAACAAATTAGCAactttttgtggtgttattgTAGATTCTGAGAATCTCTTTGCATTCAGATTGCAAATGAATAGCCCATACAAAAAGCCAGGACTGGCTAATTTAATCATATCCTACCCCCACTCCCCTAAAAAGCGAGCGCCCATAAAGATTTGGCTGTATTTTCCCTCGTTGAGGTAGCACTTTATCACGCCAGTGTTGCCGGATTATACTTGGTAAATTTTGTAtctgatctgtgtgtgtgtcgcatACAGCGGGGACATCACccaacacaaatattttttttttacgccacCATTTCTTTTTCAGGTTCAGGAGCTAATCATCAACAAAGATCCCTCTCTCCTTGACAATTTCCTCGATGTAAGAATGCATGTGAGCATGTGTCATCTCACCATTacaatacaaatttattttcttattttcccACTCTCACTGACCCCGCAGGAGATGATCGCCTTTCAGACGGACAAGTCCATAGAAGTGAGAAAGTTTGTCATCGGCTTCATCGAAGAAGCATGGTGGGTGCTTGTATAGTAGGAGGGGCAATCAAGAAGTAATGAGCGCAATTAAGTTTAGCCAACTAACAATAGATTTTTCTTTGTCTGAAGTTTCACAGTTTGgagtttaaatatttgttttaaggttatttaaaaaaggttttaagcctgtcctcttcctgtcagccattttggaagtTACGTGCGTATGCATGGTTTTGTGCTTAAATCATGCTTACGCGAGTTTGACGGACAAATCTGTGATTCATTAATATGttcgtacttgtttttgtttgtactctgcaaacaaatttagaacctccTCCGACTATACGCGTGCACAAATAATGCAGGATCAACTTTTGAAAAAGCGTCAAACACCCATCTTTTTAAACAGGACGCATAACACATTGGAACCACTCATTTATAAAAGTAATAAGTTTAACAACAATAACTCAAACCAGGAATTTTCTAATCAGTGGTGATGGCGAGAcgaagcttcatgaagcatcgtgacacttcagccattggtttgagtaatggttcatttcttgatgcttcattgcacacgaaaccacctgctggccatgtgcataatcacaggtagctgtatctttaccacatacagtatgtgctgcgttgcgtttttgcgtctttttggctcttgtgaatgactatgtattacaaaacaatgtttgaccgagtaatttcccaacataatgtgtaaaatatattatttttgaatgtattctgtgtgctttaaatgttcctcaacagttgtatggcaggttgtaaaatgtttttctgtcactttgggaaaatggcatgggcttaagagggcagaggattttgaaagtccttatttagaaataacatttattttttttaaagtgattcattcaagaggAAAATTATATAAACTGGGGTACAGGAATTTTGGCTCTCAGTGAGGTTTTATTGTACCTTACTTTCTTAGAAGACAAAAACTACCTTCCCTTtgaataaaagaagaaatgctggaaaatgcagtttttaataaacaaatgtatttgatcAGCCTCAATAACAGTTACTTATACGGCACGGTGCTGCTTGTGGTTCGAGCTCAGGCAACCACCATACCCCAGGCTGCGAGTTGAGTGCACCAACGGCTGGGCTATTAGACCAGGATGCCGGGTTAGCGGGCAGCAGCCTCTTTCCAAGGATTCCGAGGAGTGACGTCGCGATTGCTCGCTATCTACGGCCCAAGCTATATCCAAACAATGCTTCAAACACTCTCCAAACTCTAATAGCCTATACAAACTACACATTCTTTATCCAAACTCTGAGCTGACCGCAACTCTATAAAAAaaccacacattttgaatggggcCTGCATGGGGGTTTTATGTTGCTGTCAAATCTCGTGACAAACTCTGAAGCGCTTCCCGAATCGGTCACGTGGTACAGGGGAGGCTTCAGACGTCATCACTTACTCCTcccctaaatgaagcaagcctcgataCGCACTCTGCGGACACACCCTCCATTACTCGACACACGCCTCGAAGACTCGGCTCAACCCGTAACAACACTACAAATCAGTTAACTAATGTCCTAAATAaccatgaaaaagacaaatgtgcaaatatgTCAATAGATTTACAGACACAGTAGTTTGGCGCATATGGATCATATATTTTCTGTCGCTTCCAACgctaatttcattcattttatcaaCTGCAAATGCAATGAATCTGACGGTAATTTTATGTATACGCTCAACATGCAGAGTGAGAACATTTCTACgaatttattagtgaatgaggcccatgtTTTTGACTACTCGTAATTGGAGCTTATCAAGataaacttctttctttctaGTAAACGGGACAACGAGCTGCTCCTCAGGCTAATTGCAAACCTGAACATGCTGATCAAGGACGACAGTGTCAACGTGGTGAAGAAAGCCGTTCTCACGCTCACGCAGATATACAAAGTTACTCTACAGGTAACTTTCTATAAAAATGGCTTGTATTTTACTCATGTTGGTTGCACCATAcctgaaaattaaaaacaaatttgcaAGCATGTGTATcttaaaaatgagtgaaaatgtatttatgtcaaGAGGTCCCCCAACATGATACCCCAAAAAACACAGTAGTGTGTTTTAGAAAATTGAGAAATCCCCCCCCCAGACAGCTTTCGTGTTGGTTACACCAGTCTTATTTTAGTGGTCATGACTGTGAGTCCCCAAATCTCACTCAGTAGCGCCCCGTAGAAAGTTAGAAAACATTACCCCCATacaccagtttaaaaaaaaaaaaaaaaaaagtcaggatcTATCCCTGAAATTGAACTgcaagtcggccattttggtttaaagcagacATTTCAGGTGAATTCCGGTGCTTGTACATTGACAACTACttggaattcacccaaattaGCCTCAATCACGTATCCAAGAAAATGTTTGTCAAACTATATAGAACAGATGCTAACTAACATGTTTCATCTTCTGCCTCTTTTTTGCACCAGTGGCTGGTGCGAGCCAAAGCCGTGTCGGATATGCAGGAAGCCTGCTGGGACATGGTGACGCAGATGAAAGGCGACGTCCTAGCGCTGCTGGACTCGGAGAACGACGGTGTGCGGACTCACGCCATCAAATTCACCGAGTCactcattgtcaccctgtcgcCTCGCGTGGCCGACTCAGACGTGCCCAAGAGGCAGGAGAGCGACATCAGCTTGGACAAAGTACCCAAAGACCACACATACATCCGCTACGGTATGAAAAATGGGTAAACATTATCAGTACTGATCTATGTTAataacctaaattctaatattcatgcaataaaattgtattaactTATTCCATACAGTCCATTCTCTTGATTTGGTAGCTTTTCTTTTGGCTGCAAGGCTTCtcctattttttatatttttattctttatttaaccaggtaaggcaatgGAGAACAAGTTCTCATTTACAATACTGACCTggaggcaatttagggttcagtgtcttgctcatgGACACCTCGACAGTGGTTAGTCAGAGCTGGGTTTCGAACCACCGACCCTTCTGTCAGCCACTACCACCCCACTATGTGgattagaatatatatatatatatatataaattctaATGCACATAGTGGGGTGGTagtggctatatatatatatatatatgtgtgtgtttatattatatatatgtgtgtgtgtgtgtgtgtatatatatatatatatatatatatttatatacaatttcagatgttttttttgtagttttggctgtgtatacacccacgcacgcacacgcaaacatacgcgcacacacagcaatataaaaatttgcacattcacattttctttttattttattgatgttcatgctgtggtttaaaaatctgaagttactcactttTTACTCAGTGTAATTATTtcattgtgtactttttactcttaagtaatttgTATAATCTTGATTGTTTCTACTTTCTATAATTGCTATGCGAGTGTTGTGGTATTAAAACGTGGATTAAGTAAGGTTAGTCCTCACTGATGCCCCGATACCAAATGCACAGCCAACCACTGCTGGAATACTACTTGACTAGTAGTGTATTCTTAAACTGAATAAATGGATTaaatgtcatcatttttctCTGCAGATGTTTTGAGTGATGAGGGAAAGTCAGCGCTGGATAAGCTGCTGAAGTTTATGGTCCATCCTGCTATTTCCAGCATTAACCTGACCACTGCACTGGGCTCACTAGCCACTATCGCCCGCCAAAGGCCCATGTTTATGTCCAAGGTTGTACAGGCGTACGAGACGTTACACGGTGAGTGAGGAATTGGGTAAAATTTACCATACAATTAAATTTAATTACTATGAActccaacatttatttatttttttatttttaaagccaaTCTTCCGCCCACACTGGCCAAGTCGCAGGTGAGCAGCGTGCGCAAGAACCTCAAGCTGCACCTGGTGGCTGTGCTCAAGCACCCATGTAGTCTGGAGTTCCAGGGTCAGATCAGCACTTTGCTGTTGGACCTCGGCATGCCCCAGAGCGAAATCACACGCTCCACGCCGGCGCTGAGGGAGCAGCGCAAGAGGCCGCGGCATGATCAGTACACAGAGGGGAAGAAGGTCAAGATGGGTGAGTGCCAGTTGGCTAATACACCCAAAATAAGTACAGCCAGCTTTTATCATTTGCAGCCATTGCGGCTCAGCGCATTGCGACAGCTAGATGCATACTGACCTCAGCCAGTCAGAAACGATTAGAAATCAAATGGCCCTGGGAAGTGAGTCTCGTAGTTGTAGTAAACTACACGTATACCTTGAGTTCATGACTGGTTCTGCTATGTGTATGTATTCAGAGCAAACACTGATGGAAGATGATGAGGACAAGGAGGAGTCAGCCCCTCTCTCAGCCCCCAAGCCAGCTCCTGCCCCAGTGGCACAGTCCGCCATTGACCTTACTGCCGACTTCCTACGCCCGCTGCTCAATGCTGAGAATGTCGCCAATCTGGTGAGCGGTCAACTTGACCCCTCTTGTCGTTCGTTTTTCCCAGCATAATAAACTTGACAAATGTCTTTTTGTCCAGGTGTTGATCAGCATGGTGTATCTGCCCGACACCATGCCGGCATCCTTCCAGGCCACATACACGCCTGTGGAGTCGGCAGGGACCGATGCCCAAATCAGGCATTTGGCCCGGCTGATGGCCACGCAGATGACTGCTGCTGGAATTGGTCCAGGTTGGTAAACCAAAGTTTAAAACTTcacatgaaaataattttagcaCAGAATAGTGATTTAATGTTCAGGCTGAAGTAATTGGGGAATTATCTGGTAGACCCCTTTTAGATGCCTGAAGGTGACTAAATGATCTCTGTGAAAAGAATGAAAACACTggacatttcaataaaatagtctttaaaaaatacatgcatGACTCAGAGGTAAGAGGTTTTTAAAGGcaaggcaaatgtatttatatagtgcatttcatatgCAAGGTAACTCCATTTGGTTTAcataaaaagcatttaaaaacaaagagcaaaagacattcaggcggggtacaccctgaactggtcggcagccaatcgcagggcacataaacaaacaaccaatcacactcacattcactccacTCCGGGAAATTTAGtctttcaattaacttaccatgcatgtttttgggatgtgggaggaaaccggagtatccggagaaaacccacgcagtcacggggagaacatacaaactccacacaggggaggccacatttgaacccaggtcctcagaactgtgaagctgatgtgctaaccagtcgtccaccgtgccacctatcaGGCAAATGCTTCCTATAAAGAAAGCAGCTATTGAAGAAACACTGACGAGCAGCAAATATACCATTGAAGCGTTCGCAGCTATGGGTGTTAAGGCAGGAAAAACCCAGGTTGTGGCCACCATCATCCGTTGACCTCAACTCTCATAAAACTTTTGGAGCATCCTTAAAAGGAAGAGCTACGAAAGTGAACGCCTCTCTTTTAAATACTGTCGTTCACACTCGGCTATTGACGATTTAACTGTTGAGCCCAGTTgagctctgttgctaaccaaaacagcagtgcCTACCAAAGGATAGAAACAGGTGAATTAAAATGTGGCTGACTAAACACATGTTGCCAACACTCAAGTTTAGTGGCTTAATAAGTGTAATCAACTAATCATATTGATTCATGGCGTTAGTAATGAGTTGTAAATGCTGTTTGTAGGACATGTTTTTGGCAATAGGCCACGTTGATCAAAGAACTTTTGcaatttctatccatccattttccatgccgcttatcctcacaaaatGGAAAATCCCATGAAATATTGACtatgctgtttttttcattgttgttgcaCTTCATACGTAACTATTTAGGATTAGAGCAGTGCAAAGCGAGAGAGAATGACTCGGGCAAAGAGGATGGCAACGAGGATGACGCAGGCACCAGGGACCTGCTCATCAAGCGCAAAGTCCCCGTGATGGTGGGCCAGGCCATCTCCGTTGTGGGGGGTTACTCGGATAAAGAAAAGGCTCCCAACCCCGCCACTGTCAAAAGGCTTCCAGAGCCCATCCTTCCGTCGGCACAAACCAAGTGAGATCTGCTAACAACAAAGAAATGGTAGGAGATGTATCATGAATGCTTAtggactgtatttgtttttcgtAAGCAGATTGGCCGGGCCGACTGGAAGGAAGAAAGTCTTCAGGCTGTCGGACGTGGTTCAGCCTTTATCGGACACGCAGATTGAGCAGTTGACCTCCAAGACCATCAAACGCATCCTTCATTCCGAGAAGACAATTACTCAAAGTGGGATGTCCCATGTGAGAGTTCACTTTCAATTAGGGCTGGGTGATTGAATTTTTTGGTCAGGAcaatgttcatatttttttaaacgttcCGTATGATAAGAAAGCCCAGTGGAATGCAATCGCAGAGTCAAACATGCTGAACATTGTCACAGACATCGTACCTTATTTTTACAGTGTCAAAGGAGTAATTTAGCAACATGTTGATTAGGGATGGGAATCGGAACAGCTTCTTTTGTAGAACAGATTACCAGTAATTCAATTCTGAGGAATTGCTTGTTTGCTGCCTGACAAtttcgctttaaaaaaaaaaaaagagagagagagacaaccaGAGCATCATTTGGCCAGAACTCGGCCCCTGGTTGGCTACTTAAAGCGTCTTGTTCTTAAGTGTGAGTCCAGTGCCAAAAGTATGTAGGATgctattttgtttacattttcaacaacaaattcaattttGTAAGGAAGCAGTACCTTTTATTCACATTACTttcagtgacagttttgtttAGGACCCGActgaaattgatttttttcaggcCAATACCGTTTCCGATGTCTGTCAGAATAAAATTCTGATAACCGTTTATTCGGCTgattaatgaaaacatttataatgaataaaataactttttgagTCGCTTAACGCTGACAACAACAAagatgaattacaggcagaatattttgactgttttacaatactttgtcttATAGTATATTGCACCCCAACCCCCGTACTGTGGACCGGTACTGTGCCATTAACCATTTGGTACCAGGCCGCCCGTCCCTGTAAAGATTTGAGTATTTGGGGGCGGGTGGGGCTATAAAAGTCTCTTCGTTTTCAAGGGAAATAAAGCATATTcctgaaaggggaaaaaaatccaaaaaataAGACTTGATTAGAATAATTTAATTTGCCTTTTTATCAAAGGGGATAGTAATTGGTTACAATCGGAaatgaagattttattttaagggcaTAGTCTCAACCATTCTCATCATACCAATATTTTCTTCTAAATAACCACGCCGCATGTTCCTTTGTCAGGTCAGAGTGAAGCTCCTCTCCAAGCTGGTGACACAGTTCGAGGGTGTCATGAAGGAGGACGTGCTACACTTCATTTTGGAGGACATCCGCACCAGGAGCGAGCTGGCCTTTTCGCTCCTCTATCAGGAGTACAACACTTACCTTAGCCAGCTACCCTCGGGGCTGCTGGACAGCTACGACCAGTGTCTGTACACGCTGCTGTCTGGACTGCAGGAGAAGCCCGAGCAGAAGGATGGGTGAGGACCAAATGAAGTGGCATTTATTAATTCATTGAGGATTTTAAGAACCCCTGGAAATAGCCAAAATCTCCCTGAGACTGTGTGCTtccaggcatggcttcttgagactgtTTTCTGTATCCCATCTTGATGAACATGTCCAGCGAAATTCATGTTGCAAGTTAAACTGGCTTCCGGGgcaaattttttattatatatatatttttttttaagcaacctTCTGGAATTTGACCACTAGTTATtaagagttcctttttttggcAACTGCAAAATTTGCAGCTGTTCTTTGACCACATGGTATgaagaaaaacttaaaaaaaatgttggaattCAACTTTTTCCATCTGTCTAGTGTATATGATGTAAATTTGGCAGCAATTGGATAAAATCTAGAGAAAgggtttgtctttgaaggatccCAGAAAATGGCTGAATCTACCTCCAAAATAGTGTCTGACTTGTACATGTCATGATACACATACATACCAACTTTtgagttttcaaataattgatGAACtgcattattttgtgttttttggcgAATCAACAAAAATTGCAGTTGTCCTTGGACCATactgaatcatccatccatccacccatccatccattttctactgcttatccaaggtcgggtcgcgggggcagtagctttaacagggacgcccagacttccctctccccagccacttcaactcgttcttccggggggatcccgaggcgttcccaggccagctgaaggatgtagtctctccagcgtgtcctgggtcgtccccgagggtctcctcccggtgggacgtgcccggaacacctcaccagggaggcatccgggaagCACCCGAattagatgccccagccacctcatctggctcctctcgatgtggaggataagcggctctactctgagatcctcccggatgacacctaataatgaaaaacaaaaaaaaatatgatggtAACAAAGCGGGAGGAAAAGTTCATCTTTGAAGGAGCCCagcaaatggccaaaatgacactAAAATTTCCGCTTCACGCCAGAATGGCAGACTTAATgttttttcaggcatggcttcttcagacttttttgtgggtctgctcATGATAGACACACCAACCAAATTTCTTGTTGCctagtgaaactggcttcagagAATGAATTTTCAATGAATTCCAGTTGGATGAGTAACATTTGTTACTGTCCCACAGACTCTTTACCAAATTGGTACTGGAGGCTCCCATCATAACAGAGTCGGCACTGGAAGTAATCCGACGTTACTGTGAGGATGAGGTACGTCAAAGGGTGAAGACACTACTATTTCATTGTAACTTTCCACTCACCTGTTTTCTTGTCAATGTTGTTGCAGTCGCGGGTGTATTTAGGCATGACTACGCTCAAGGAGCTCATCATCAAGCGGCCTTCAAGGCAATTCCAGTACCTTCACGTGCTACTGGATCTCAGCTCTCATGAAAAGGAGAAGGTGAGAACATTGCTGTCAATATTTCGTCTGGTTAATAAACCTCTCCTATGTTATGTTGTGGGTTAAGTTGACCTGTTTTAAAGTATATTCTGTAAGCATAAATGGAAACACTATAATGAAAATGTGGTTTTATTTAAAGTTCGACACGTCTGTATAAATGCAGCCATGTCTTTTTAAAACCCTCCTGTTACATCACAGGTCAAATTAACCCGATTTAAAGTAAACAAAGAAATAGATCTTCTATAAACACTTACGTTAACACCATAATGGAAAATATGGTTTTATTTAGCGCAAGTCCAATGCGCAGAATAAATGTAGCCATGCTTTCTAACCAAATCGACCCTTTTCAAACTAAATTTAGAAAAATTTtttgattttaaattaaaaaaaacattcaggctAAAACGTCTTCTGCTAGCTGTAATAtagttattttcttcattttacttttgaaattatttttttaatttgcaattACCCGTAAATGGGTAAATTAaattgtagtttgtagttttccgcagaaatgcattattattaattaagaCACCATATTTTCTCACAAAAAGGCTACATTGTCCAGAAATAGCCCAGTAAGGTGatagtctccccccccccccccaaaatgcaaCAATTAACAATTAAAACACCATACATGCTCACAAAAAGGCAATATTTTTCCACAATACTGAAACAGCCACGAATGTTTTATATTGTCACGAAAATGcagtatttttccaagaaagTGGTAATTTCCCATAGAAATGGAAATACTTGGCTATTATACCACTATTTGCGCACAAAAAGGTCGTATTTGTCCAGAAATTGTCCAGGAGAGTGGTAGTTTCGCACATAAATGCAACATTTAGCCATTAAAACACTGTTTGCTTGCAAAAAGGCAATATTTATCCACGAAAACGAAAGTGTTGTTCATAAAATCTTATCTTTATCTTTTCTCACAAATATAATTTTCTCAGCCAGGAGAGTGTTAGTGGTTTCCTACAGAAATACAATGCGTACACATTCAAACGCTACATTTGCTCTCAAAAAGGCAATAGTTGACCCAAAAAAGTTGTGTTTTgccacaaaaatacagtatttgtccaGGATAGTggtagattttttaaatgtcatttatttaacctttatttattcagGCAATATTTGGCCATACAAAATTAATAgtagacaaataaaatatattgactTAGCTGTACCTAAAGGGATTTTCcaatattcaaaaataaaaacttagcagtaaatattgactaaattaataataattaaaaatttgtAACTGATAGATTGTAATGTTTCTGTAATTACACTTAGAGCATCGCTATGATTGACTCATTTTCAGGTGCGGACAACTGCCCTGGCTTTTTTGAAGCGCATGTATGAAAAAGACCAACTGCGGGACTATATTGAGAAGTTTGCCTTGAACTACATGCAACTTCTGGTCCACCCCAATCCCCCATCGCTGCTCTTTGGGGCCGACAAAGACACAGGTTTGGACTTGGCTCGGCTGTTTTAACCTTAGAGCAACTTAAAAACTCATGGCGGTGTGTGTTGCTCACGGACATAGAGGTGG contains:
- the sympk gene encoding symplekin isoform X2, which codes for MEFSAEDGETPNVIDMTTSEKVVDLLNQAALIPTDEKLAVLKQVQELIINKDPSLLDNFLDEMIAFQTDKSIEVRKFVIGFIEEACKRDNELLLRLIANLNMLIKDDSVNVVKKAVLTLTQIYKVTLQWLVRAKAVSDMQEACWDMVTQMKGDVLALLDSENDGVRTHAIKFTESLIVTLSPRVADSDVPKRQESDISLDKVPKDHTYIRYDVLSDEGKSALDKLLKFMVHPAISSINLTTALGSLATIARQRPMFMSKVVQAYETLHANLPPTLAKSQVSSVRKNLKLHLVAVLKHPCSLEFQGQISTLLLDLGMPQSEITRSTPALREQRKRPRHDQYTEGKKVKMEQTLMEDDEDKEESAPLSAPKPAPAPVAQSAIDLTADFLRPLLNAENVANLVLISMVYLPDTMPASFQATYTPVESAGTDAQIRHLARLMATQMTAAGIGPGLEQCKARENDSGKEDGNEDDAGTRDLLIKRKVPVMVGQAISVVGGYSDKEKAPNPATVKRLPEPILPSAQTKLAGPTGRKKVFRLSDVVQPLSDTQIEQLTSKTIKRILHSEKTITQSGMSHVRVKLLSKLVTQFEGVMKEDVLHFILEDIRTRSELAFSLLYQEYNTYLSQLPSGLLDSYDQCLYTLLSGLQEKPEQKDGLFTKLVLEAPIITESALEVIRRYCEDESRVYLGMTTLKELIIKRPSRQFQYLHVLLDLSSHEKEKVRTTALAFLKRMYEKDQLRDYIEKFALNYMQLLVHPNPPSLLFGADKDTEVACPWTEETVRQCLFLYLSLLPLNHKLVHELASVYTEAIADIKRSVLRAIELPIRGMGMNSPELLLLVENCPKGAETLVTRCLHILTDKVPPSPELVERVRDLYHKRVPDVRFLIPVINGLEKNEVIQALPKLIKLNPIVVKEVFNRLLGTQHSEGSSSVSPLTPGDLLIALHNIDSTKCDMKSIIKATNLCFGEKNVYTSEVLAVVMQQLMEQNPLPMLLMRTVIQSLTMYPRLCGFVMNILSRLIIKQVWKYPKVWEGFVKCCQRTKPQSYSVLLQLPHAQLSSIFERCPEMREPLLHHVRSFTPHQQAHIPASIMAVLEASKKAEAKPVEPVKKEVPHIERVPVPASPVTAEEEPQAQAREQESHTVMTNDNVEEEEPMEQEQAEPVKHETVNIPSEVELPRAHGTPTPEPEAEPAHEPEVDPELEHEPEPETEAEPEPELKPKQTEEPMETSEAEPSQLQETLKEDEDGDAAQDVGSGCEEVE
- the sympk gene encoding symplekin isoform X1 is translated as MEFSAEDGETPNVIDMTTSEKVVDLLNQAALIPTDEKLAVLKQVQELIINKDPSLLDNFLDEMIAFQTDKSIEVRKFVIGFIEEACKRDNELLLRLIANLNMLIKDDSVNVVKKAVLTLTQIYKVTLQWLVRAKAVSDMQEACWDMVTQMKGDVLALLDSENDGVRTHAIKFTESLIVTLSPRVADSDVPKRQESDISLDKVPKDHTYIRYDVLSDEGKSALDKLLKFMVHPAISSINLTTALGSLATIARQRPMFMSKVVQAYETLHANLPPTLAKSQVSSVRKNLKLHLVAVLKHPCSLEFQGQISTLLLDLGMPQSEITRSTPALREQRKRPRHDQYTEGKKVKMEQTLMEDDEDKEESAPLSAPKPAPAPVAQSAIDLTADFLRPLLNAENVANLVLISMVYLPDTMPASFQATYTPVESAGTDAQIRHLARLMATQMTAAGIGPGLEQCKARENDSGKEDGNEDDAGTRDLLIKRKVPVMVGQAISVVGGYSDKEKAPNPATVKRLPEPILPSAQTNRLAGPTGRKKVFRLSDVVQPLSDTQIEQLTSKTIKRILHSEKTITQSGMSHVRVKLLSKLVTQFEGVMKEDVLHFILEDIRTRSELAFSLLYQEYNTYLSQLPSGLLDSYDQCLYTLLSGLQEKPEQKDGLFTKLVLEAPIITESALEVIRRYCEDESRVYLGMTTLKELIIKRPSRQFQYLHVLLDLSSHEKEKVRTTALAFLKRMYEKDQLRDYIEKFALNYMQLLVHPNPPSLLFGADKDTEVACPWTEETVRQCLFLYLSLLPLNHKLVHELASVYTEAIADIKRSVLRAIELPIRGMGMNSPELLLLVENCPKGAETLVTRCLHILTDKVPPSPELVERVRDLYHKRVPDVRFLIPVINGLEKNEVIQALPKLIKLNPIVVKEVFNRLLGTQHSEGSSSVSPLTPGDLLIALHNIDSTKCDMKSIIKATNLCFGEKNVYTSEVLAVVMQQLMEQNPLPMLLMRTVIQSLTMYPRLCGFVMNILSRLIIKQVWKYPKVWEGFVKCCQRTKPQSYSVLLQLPHAQLSSIFERCPEMREPLLHHVRSFTPHQQAHIPASIMAVLEASKKAEAKPVEPVKKEVPHIERVPVPASPVTAEEEPQAQAREQESHTVMTNDNVEEEEPMEQEQAEPVKHETVNIPSEVELPRAHGTPTPEPEAEPAHEPEVDPELEHEPEPETEAEPEPELKPKQTEEPMETSEAEPSQLQETLKEDEDGDAAQDVGSGCEEVE